From the Paraburkholderia sp. PREW-6R genome, one window contains:
- a CDS encoding nicotinate-nucleotide adenylyltransferase has product MSRRIGLLGGTFDPIHDGHLALARRFAEVLQLTELVLLPAGQPWQKADVTPAVHRLAMTRAAAGEFLLPGVTVRVATDEIDHVGPTYTIETLQLWREREGQDTSIVLLIGADQLVHLDTWRDWRRLFEFAHIGAATRPGFDLASIPSAVAEEIDRRRASAEVLRGTPCGHLLIDTALAFDISATDIRAHLREQVGQRLAYAHGESLATNDEDAAHESTQPHSALPAQPHTQAASHVPAAVWDYILQHHLYHR; this is encoded by the coding sequence TTGTCCCGCCGGATCGGACTGTTAGGCGGCACTTTCGACCCGATCCACGACGGCCACCTCGCGCTCGCACGGCGCTTCGCCGAGGTGCTGCAACTGACCGAGCTGGTGCTGCTGCCCGCCGGCCAGCCCTGGCAGAAAGCGGACGTTACGCCGGCCGTGCATCGGCTCGCGATGACCCGCGCGGCGGCCGGCGAATTCCTGTTGCCCGGCGTAACGGTGCGTGTCGCAACAGACGAGATCGATCACGTCGGGCCGACCTACACGATCGAGACGCTGCAGTTATGGCGTGAGCGTGAGGGTCAGGATACGTCGATCGTGCTGCTGATCGGCGCCGATCAGCTCGTGCATCTCGATACGTGGCGCGACTGGCGGCGCCTGTTCGAGTTCGCGCATATCGGCGCGGCCACGCGTCCCGGCTTCGATCTGGCGTCGATCCCGTCCGCGGTCGCAGAGGAAATCGACAGGCGCCGTGCGAGTGCCGAAGTATTGCGGGGCACCCCATGCGGCCATTTACTGATCGACACGGCCCTCGCGTTCGACATCTCGGCCACCGATATTCGCGCGCATCTGCGCGAGCAGGTCGGCCAGCGGCTCGCTTACGCGCACGGCGAAAGCCTGGCCACGAACGACGAGGACGCTGCCCACGAATCAACGCAGCCGCATTCCGCGCTGCCGGCACAGCCGCACACGCAGGCCGCAAGCCATGTCCCCGCCGCGGTGTGGGACTATATTCTTCAACATCATTTGTACCACCGGTAA
- the hemF gene encoding oxygen-dependent coproporphyrinogen oxidase, with protein MTDSTYDAHAVRSWLQGLQTHIADTLGAFDGTPFATDAWQRAPGEALRGGGCTRILEGGQFFERAGIGFSDVAGDTLPGSASAARPQLAGRGFEAMGVSLVLHPHNPHCPTVHMNVRLLIATRPGEEPVFWFGGGMDLTPYYGYEEDAQHFHRVCRDSLAPYGADLYPRFKRWCDEYFFLRHRNEPRGIGGIFFDDFSAPGFDQSFAMLKSVGDGFLEAYLPIIEKRRNIPYGQAERDFQAYRRGRYVEFNLVFDRGTLFGLQSGGRTESILMSMPPVVNWRYNWHPEPGTPEARLYSDFLVPRDWV; from the coding sequence ATGACCGATTCGACCTACGACGCACACGCCGTGCGCAGCTGGCTGCAAGGCCTGCAAACGCACATCGCCGACACGCTCGGCGCATTCGACGGCACGCCGTTCGCAACCGACGCGTGGCAGCGCGCACCCGGCGAAGCGCTGCGCGGCGGGGGCTGCACGCGCATTCTCGAAGGCGGCCAATTCTTCGAGCGCGCGGGCATCGGCTTTTCGGACGTGGCCGGCGACACGTTGCCCGGCTCGGCGAGCGCAGCGCGGCCTCAGCTGGCCGGACGTGGTTTCGAGGCAATGGGCGTGTCGCTCGTGCTGCACCCGCACAATCCGCACTGCCCGACCGTGCATATGAACGTGCGGCTGCTGATTGCCACGAGGCCCGGTGAAGAGCCGGTGTTCTGGTTCGGCGGCGGGATGGACCTGACGCCGTATTACGGTTACGAAGAAGACGCGCAGCATTTCCACCGCGTGTGCCGCGATTCGCTCGCGCCTTACGGGGCGGACCTTTATCCGCGTTTCAAGCGCTGGTGCGACGAGTACTTTTTCCTCAGGCACCGCAACGAACCACGCGGCATCGGCGGGATTTTTTTCGACGATTTTTCGGCGCCGGGCTTCGATCAATCGTTCGCCATGCTGAAAAGCGTCGGCGACGGATTCCTCGAGGCGTACCTGCCGATCATCGAAAAGCGCCGCAACATTCCGTACGGCCAGGCAGAGCGGGACTTCCAGGCGTACCGTCGCGGTCGCTACGTCGAGTTCAATCTGGTCTTCGACCGTGGCACACTGTTCGGGTTGCAAAGCGGCGGACGCACGGAATCGATCCTGATGTCCATGCCGCCTGTGGTGAACTGGCGCTACAACTGGCATCCCGAACCGGGCACCCCGGAAGCGCGTCTTTACAGCGATTTTCTCGTGCCACGTGACTGGGTATAA
- the purD gene encoding phosphoribosylamine--glycine ligase yields the protein MKLLVVGSGGREHALAWKLAQSPRVQLVYVAPGNGGTAQDERLRNIEITEPAALADFAEKEQVAFTLVGPEAPLAAGIVNLFRSRGLKIFGPTREAAQLESSKDFAKAFMKRHAIPTAEYETFADVAAAHAYLDAKGAPIVIKADGLAAGKGVVVAQTLEEAHAAVDMMLSDNRLGDAGARVVIEEFLTGEEASFIVMVDGKHVLPLASSQDHKRLLDGDQGPNTGGMGAYSPAPIVTPQLHARVMREIILPTVRGMEKEGIRYTGFLYAGLMIDAQGNPKTLEFNCRMGDPETQPIMARLKGDYSKVVEQAIAGTLDTVELEWDRRTALGVVIAAHNYPDMPRKGDRINDIPAETADSVTFHAGTTLKDGKLTTSGGRVLCVVGLADSVRSAQSIAYETINQISFDGMQYRRDIGYRALNRKHDAKAEGKH from the coding sequence ATGAAGTTACTCGTCGTCGGTTCCGGCGGTCGCGAACATGCTCTCGCATGGAAGCTCGCGCAATCGCCACGGGTTCAACTCGTCTACGTTGCACCTGGCAACGGCGGCACCGCTCAGGACGAGCGTCTGCGCAATATCGAGATCACGGAGCCGGCCGCGCTTGCCGATTTCGCCGAGAAGGAACAGGTGGCCTTCACGCTGGTCGGGCCGGAGGCGCCGCTTGCGGCGGGCATCGTCAATCTGTTCCGCTCGCGCGGTCTGAAGATTTTTGGGCCGACCAGAGAAGCAGCCCAGCTCGAAAGCTCGAAAGACTTTGCCAAGGCCTTCATGAAGCGCCATGCCATTCCCACTGCCGAATACGAAACGTTCGCCGACGTCGCCGCCGCGCATGCTTATCTTGACGCGAAAGGCGCGCCGATCGTAATCAAGGCCGACGGTCTCGCGGCCGGCAAGGGTGTGGTGGTCGCGCAAACGCTGGAAGAAGCGCACGCGGCCGTCGACATGATGCTGTCGGACAATCGGCTCGGCGACGCCGGTGCGCGCGTCGTGATCGAAGAATTTCTCACGGGCGAGGAAGCGAGCTTCATCGTCATGGTGGACGGCAAGCACGTGCTGCCGCTCGCGTCGAGCCAGGACCACAAGCGTCTGCTCGACGGCGATCAGGGCCCGAACACCGGCGGCATGGGCGCGTATTCGCCCGCCCCTATCGTCACGCCGCAACTGCACGCGCGGGTCATGCGCGAGATCATTCTTCCCACCGTGCGCGGCATGGAGAAGGAAGGCATCCGCTACACCGGCTTCCTGTATGCAGGTCTGATGATCGACGCGCAGGGCAACCCGAAAACGCTCGAATTCAACTGCCGCATGGGCGATCCGGAAACGCAGCCAATCATGGCGCGTCTGAAGGGCGACTATTCGAAGGTGGTCGAACAGGCTATTGCAGGCACGCTGGATACGGTCGAACTCGAATGGGACCGTCGCACCGCGCTCGGCGTGGTGATCGCCGCGCATAACTATCCGGACATGCCGCGCAAAGGTGACCGCATCAACGACATCCCGGCGGAAACGGCGGACTCGGTTACGTTTCATGCCGGCACAACGCTGAAAGACGGCAAGCTGACCACGTCGGGCGGACGTGTGCTGTGTGTGGTGGGTCTCGCGGATTCGGTGCGCAGCGCGCAGTCCATCGCCTATGAGACGATCAACCAGATCTCGTTCGACGGCATGCAGTATCGCCGCGATATCGGCTACCGCGCGCTGAACCGCAAACACGACGCCAAGGCCGAAGGCAAACACTAA
- a CDS encoding YebC/PmpR family DNA-binding transcriptional regulator, translating to MAGHSKWANIKHKKAAADAKRGKVWTRLIKEIQVAARMGGGDIDSNPRLRLAVEKAYDANMPKDNVNRAIQRGVGGVDGANYEEIRYEGYGIGGAAVIVDTMTDNRTRTVAEVRHAFSKNGGNMGTDGSVSFMFDHVGQFLFAPGTAEDKLMEAALEAGADDVVTNEDGSIEVLCPPNDFPKVKADLEAAGFKAEVAEVTMKPQTEVEFTGDDAVKMQKLLDALENLDDVQEVYTNASIAEE from the coding sequence ATGGCGGGTCACTCGAAATGGGCCAACATCAAGCATAAGAAAGCAGCGGCCGACGCCAAACGCGGCAAGGTCTGGACGCGGCTCATCAAGGAAATCCAGGTTGCGGCGCGCATGGGCGGCGGCGACATCGACTCGAACCCGCGCCTGCGCCTCGCCGTCGAAAAGGCGTACGACGCCAACATGCCGAAAGACAACGTCAATCGCGCGATCCAGCGCGGCGTCGGCGGCGTGGACGGTGCGAACTACGAAGAAATCCGCTATGAAGGCTACGGTATCGGCGGCGCGGCGGTGATCGTCGACACCATGACCGACAACCGCACGCGCACGGTCGCGGAAGTGCGTCACGCGTTCTCGAAGAACGGCGGCAACATGGGCACGGACGGCTCCGTGTCGTTCATGTTCGACCACGTCGGCCAGTTCCTGTTCGCGCCTGGCACCGCTGAAGACAAGCTGATGGAAGCCGCGCTCGAAGCCGGCGCGGACGACGTCGTCACGAATGAAGACGGCAGTATCGAAGTGCTGTGCCCGCCGAACGACTTCCCGAAGGTGAAGGCCGACCTCGAAGCCGCAGGCTTCAAGGCGGAGGTAGCGGAAGTCACGATGAAACCCCAGACGGAAGTCGAATTCACCGGCGACGACGCGGTGAAGATGCAGAAGCTGCTCGACGCGCTGGAGAATCTGGACGACGTGCAGGAAGTCTATACAAACGCCTCGATCGCGGAAGAATGA
- the upp gene encoding uracil phosphoribosyltransferase: MTQDSRFPNLFILDHPLIQHKLSHMRDRDTSTRTFRELLREITLLMGYEITRNLPMTTRRLNTPLVEIDAPVIAGKKLAIVPVLRAGIGMSDGLLELVPSARVGHIGVYRADDHRPVEYLVRLPDLEDRVFILCDPMVATGYSAVHAVDVLKRRNVAGENILFLALVAAPEGVQVFQDAHPDVKLYVASLDSHLNAHAYIVPGLGDAGDRLFGTKN; this comes from the coding sequence ATGACTCAGGACAGCCGTTTTCCCAATCTTTTCATCCTCGATCACCCGCTGATCCAGCACAAGCTGTCGCACATGCGCGACCGGGACACCTCGACCCGCACATTCCGCGAACTGCTGCGTGAAATCACGCTGCTGATGGGCTACGAAATCACCCGCAATCTGCCGATGACCACGCGCCGCCTGAACACGCCGCTCGTCGAAATCGACGCGCCCGTGATCGCCGGCAAGAAACTCGCAATCGTGCCGGTGCTGCGCGCCGGCATCGGCATGTCGGACGGCTTGCTGGAACTCGTGCCGTCCGCTCGTGTGGGCCATATCGGCGTGTATCGCGCGGACGATCATCGGCCGGTCGAGTATCTGGTGCGTCTGCCGGACCTCGAAGACCGCGTGTTCATCCTGTGCGATCCGATGGTCGCGACCGGCTACTCCGCCGTGCACGCGGTGGACGTGCTCAAGCGCCGCAACGTGGCGGGCGAGAATATCCTGTTCCTCGCGCTGGTGGCCGCGCCCGAAGGCGTGCAGGTGTTTCAGGACGCGCATCCCGATGTCAAGCTGTATGTCGCTTCGCTGGATTCGCACCTGAACGCGCACGCGTATATCGTGCCGGGGCTCGGCGACGCGGGCGACCGCCTGTTCGGCACGAAAAACTGA
- a CDS encoding SDR family oxidoreductase: MDMGIAGRTALVCAASKGLGRGCAEALAAEGVNLTIVARTAQTLEATAADIRRQSGVEVKTVACDITTPEGRAAALAVCPQPDILVNNAGGPPPGDFRDFTHEDWIRALESNMLTPIELIRATIDTMSARGFGRIVNITSSAVKAPIDVLGLSNGARSGLTGFVAGLARKVAPTGVTINNLLPGLFDTDRIAVTFEAQAKAKNISVDEARKERMKSIPAGRFGNRDEFGRACAFLCSVHAGYITGQNWLIDGGTYPGTF, from the coding sequence ATGGACATGGGAATCGCAGGCCGCACAGCGCTCGTTTGCGCGGCCAGCAAGGGACTCGGGCGCGGGTGCGCGGAGGCGCTCGCCGCCGAGGGCGTCAACCTGACGATCGTCGCGCGCACCGCGCAAACGCTGGAGGCGACCGCGGCCGACATTCGCCGGCAAAGCGGCGTGGAGGTGAAAACGGTCGCCTGCGACATCACCACGCCGGAGGGCCGCGCGGCCGCGCTGGCCGTCTGCCCCCAACCGGACATTCTGGTCAACAACGCAGGCGGCCCGCCGCCGGGCGATTTTCGCGACTTCACCCACGAGGACTGGATCCGCGCGCTCGAGAGCAACATGCTCACGCCGATCGAACTGATCCGCGCGACCATCGACACCATGAGCGCGCGCGGTTTCGGGCGCATCGTCAATATCACGAGTTCCGCGGTAAAAGCGCCGATCGACGTGCTCGGTTTGTCCAACGGCGCGCGCTCGGGGCTGACGGGTTTCGTCGCCGGGCTCGCGCGCAAGGTGGCGCCCACCGGCGTGACGATCAACAATCTGCTGCCGGGTCTGTTCGACACGGACCGCATCGCCGTGACGTTCGAGGCGCAAGCCAAAGCAAAGAACATTTCCGTCGACGAAGCGCGCAAGGAGCGCATGAAAAGCATCCCCGCCGGCCGCTTCGGCAACCGCGACGAGTTCGGCCGTGCGTGCGCGTTTCTGTGCAGCGTGCACGCCGGCTATATCACCGGGCAGAACTGGCTGATCGACGGCGGCACCTATCCCGGCACGTTCTGA
- a CDS encoding methylglyoxal synthase, with the protein MTTRIALIAHDHKKDDIVRLAGEYVDTLARCDIIATGTTGTRIAEAHGLKVERMLSGPHGGDLQIGAQLAEGRVDMVIFLRDPMTPQPHEPDINALVRACDVHNIPCATNISTARMVLDVLTLRLTQQV; encoded by the coding sequence ATGACCACCCGCATTGCGCTGATCGCGCACGATCACAAGAAAGACGACATCGTCAGACTGGCCGGCGAATACGTCGATACGCTCGCGCGCTGCGACATCATCGCAACCGGCACGACCGGCACGCGGATCGCCGAGGCGCATGGTTTGAAGGTGGAGCGCATGCTGTCCGGCCCGCATGGGGGCGACCTCCAGATCGGCGCGCAACTCGCGGAAGGAAGGGTGGACATGGTGATTTTTCTGCGCGACCCGATGACGCCGCAACCGCACGAGCCGGATATCAATGCGCTGGTCCGCGCGTGCGACGTGCACAACATTCCGTGTGCGACGAACATCTCCACCGCGCGCATGGTGCTCGACGTGTTGACGCTGCGCCTTACGCAACAGGTTTGA